ACGCCATCACCCGGCCCTTGGTCAGGGGGCTCTTTCCTGGCCACCTTGAACGGGTCGGCGTGCTCACTCTCGACGCCCACCACGACGTGCGTTCTCTCGACAACGGCCCGACCAACGGCACACCCATCCGCGGTCTCATCGAGGACGGCCTGCCGGGTCGCAACGTCACCCAGGTGGGAATCCACTCGTTCGCCAACTCGGGTGATTACCGCCACTACTGCGAGGAGCAAGGGATCGAGGTGATCACGATGGCCGCAATCGATGAGGTCGGTGCCGGGTGGCTGGTGTCGACAGCGCTCGACGATCTCGCCGAGCGCTGTGATCGGATCTTCGTGGACGTCGACATGGACGTGCTCGACGTCGCTTTCGCACCCGGGTGCCCGGGGGCGCGGCCGGGCGGGATGATGCCGCGACAACTTGCCGCGGCGTGTCGCGCCGCCGGTTCCCACACGGCGGTGGTGGCGGTCGACTTCGTGGAGGCCGACCCGACCCGGGATCCTTCAGGGGCGACCACGATGCAAGTGGTAAACGCCTTCCTGGCTTTCTGCTCGGGTCTGGCGCAGCGGAGATCGTCGTGACCCGGACGGTCACCATCACCGGTGGGCCGCTGGGCATCGACGACGTCGTGGCCGTCGCCGCGGGTGAGGGGACCGTCGAGATCGATCCGTCGGTCCCCGACCGGATGGCGGCGGCGCGGGCCGTGATCGAAGCCGCCGTGGCCTCGGGCGCCGTCGTCTACGGCGTCACAACCGGTTTCGGGGCCCTCGCCGGGACCCGGGTGCCCCCGTCGGAGTCGGCGGCGATGCAGGTGGCTTTGTTGCGTTCTCATGCCGCCGGCGTGGGCGATCCGCTGCCGGCAGAACTGGTGCGCGCCATGATGCTGCTGCGAGCCCGGACCCTGGCGCAGGGGCACTCCGGGGTTCGCCCGGTCGTCGTGGAGCGGATCGTCGACCTGTTGCGACACGGCGTGCTCCCGGTGGTGCCCTCTCAGGGCTCGGTCGGGGCCTCTGGTGACCTCGCCCCGTTCGCCCACCTGGCCCTTCCGCTGATCGGCGAGGGCGAGGTCACGGTGGGCGGCGAGCGCCGGCCAGCGGACGAGGTGCTTGCGGACGTCGGCCTGGAACCGCTCACGCTGCAGCCCAAGGAGGGGCTCAGCCTGCTCAATGGGACCGAGGGCATGCTCGCCCATCTAGTGCTCGCCATTCACCGGGCCCGTCGCCTCGCCGACACCGCCGACCTGGCGTGTGCGTTGTCGGTAGAGGCTTTGATGGGGAGTCAGCGTCCGTTCATGGCCGAGGTGCACGCGCTGCGGCCCCACCCCGGCCAGACGGAGTCGGCCCGTCGGATCCGGGAAGCGATCGAAGGCAGTGGGATCGACTCCAGCCATCACGATGATTTCGATCACGCCGTCCAGGACGCATACAGCCTGCGGTGCGCCCCGCAGGTTCACGGGGCGGCGCGGGACGTGATCGAGTTCGCCGCGGGCGTCGCCGAACGCGAGCTGGGAGCGGTGGTGGACAACCCGATCGTCCTCGATTCGGGTGAGGTCGTGTCGGCGGGCAACTTTCACGGGCAGCCGCTCGCCTTCGCCCTCGACTTCCTGGCGATGGCGGCGACCGAACTCGCATCCATCTCGGAGCGTCGCACCGACCGTCTGCTCGACCCGACCAGGTCGGGGGGACTTCCGCCCTTCCTGGCGACCCGGCCCGGGCTCGACTCGGGATACATGCTCGCCCAGTACACCGCGGCCGCTCTCGTTGCCGAGAGTCGCGTGCTGTGTCATCCGGCTTCCGTCGACAGCATCCCCACCTCCGGGCTCCAAGAGGACCACGTGTCGATGGGCTGGGGCGCCGGCCGCAAACTCATGACGGTGCTCGACAACGTGGAACGGGTTCTCGCCGTCGAACTGCTGTGTGCTGCCCAGGGCGTCGACCTGCGGGCGCCGCTCGAACCCGCACCGGGCACGGCCTCCGTGCACCGGGCGATCAGGTCGGTCGTCCCGCCCCTCGACGGCGACCGCCCGCCCGGTCCCGACATCGAAGCGGTGGCGGTCCTGGTGCGTCGGGGCTCGGTGGCAGGGTGAGCGGGACAGTGCGCCGGAGCCTCAAGTGGACCCAGCATGGTCCGGAGGTCCTGCCGGCCTGGGTCGCCGAGATGGACTTCGGTATCGCAGCCCCGGTCGCGGCCGCGCTCCACGAGGCGGTGGATGACGCCGCCACCGGATATCCGTCTCCCGCGGCGGAGGCCGCCGTGGCAGCCGCCGCCAGCGCCTTCTGGGAGCAGCGGTTCGGATGGTCGGTCGATCCGGGGCGTGTCGCCCACGCGCCGGATGTCGTCGAAGGCCTGCGGAGGGCGGTGGTCCATCTGACCGAACCGGAAACGCCGGTGGTGGTCCCCACACCGGCCTACTACCCGTTCTTCTCGATGGTGGAGCGGGCCGGACGCACCATGGTGGGTGTGTCGTCACGGAGGGACGACGACGGTCGTTGGCGCCTCGACATCGATGCGATCGCCGCGGCGTTGCGTGACGGAGCAGGCTCCGTGGTGTTGTGCAACCCGTGGAACCCGACGGGTCGCTGTCTCGACACCGAGGAGGTCGCCGCGGTGATCGACGTGGCTCGGGCACATGGTGCCCGGGTCCTAGCCGACGAGGTGCATGCCGCTCTCATCTATCCCGGGTCTACTCACGGCGTCGCCGCCGCCCTCGACCCGGAGACGGTGGTGACGGTCACCGCCGCCTCCAAGGCATTCGACATCCCCGGCCTCAAGGCCGCCCAGGTGGTCCTCACCAATAGTCGCGACCTCGAAGTGTGGAGTGGCTACTTCACGCCGGACAAGGCCGGTGTCGGTACGTTTGGTCTCGTCGCCAGCGCAGCGGCGTACTCGGACGGCGGTCCCTGGCTGAACGAGGTGCTGGGCCGCCTCGACGGTCTCCGGCACCGACTCGTGAGCCTCGTCGAGGAGCATCTCCCTCGGGCCTTGTGTCCATTGCCCGAGGCCACCTACCTGGCGTGGATCGACCTGAGCGCCTACCTGTCTGAGAGTCCGGCCGCCCATCTGCTCGAGCACGCACGGGTCGCCCTCACCGAGGGGGCCCAGTTCGGGCCGGGCGGCGAGGGCCACGTGAGGTTCAACTTCGCCACCGACGATGAGGTCCTCGTCGAGATCGTCGCTCGGATGGCTTCAGTGCTGGAAGCCCGCTGACGACGGGGCGGTCGTCACCACGGCCCGATACCCTCAGGGGTATGAGCAGCCCCCGCACCGTCCGTGCCTCCCGGGGTGCCACGCTCACCACCAAAGGTTGGCTCCAGGAGGCGGCACTCCGCTGCTTGATGAACAACCTGGATCCGGAGGTGGCCGAGCGACCCGAGGATCTGGTGGTCTATGGCGGAACCGGTCGTGCCGCCCGCTCGTGGGAGGCGTACGACGCCATCGTCCGAACCCTCACCGACCTGGAGAACGACGAGACGCTCCTCGTGCAGTCCGGCAAGCCGGTGGGGGTGTTTCGCACCCACGACATGGCGCCCCGGGTGCTCATCGCCAACAGCCTGCTGGTCCCCGACTGGGCCGACTGGGACACCTTCCGGGAGCTCGAAGCCGCCGGTCTCACCATGTACGGGCAGATGACTGCCGGGTCCTGGATCTACATCGGCACCCAGGGCATTCTCCAGGGCACGTATCAGACCTTCGCTGCCATCGCCGAGCTGCGGTTTGGCGGCACGCTCGAGGGCACGCTCACGCTCACCGCCGGACTGGGGGGCATGGGGGGCGCTCAGCCGCTGGCGGTCACCATGAACGGTGGTGTGGCGCTGTGCATCGAGGTAGACCCGTCCCGGATCGAGCGTCGCCTGGAGACCCGTTACCTCGACGTGCGCGCCCGCGATCTCGACGACGCCATCGCCCGCTGCTTGGAAGCCAAGAGGAAGCGCCACGCCCTGTCGGTCGGGGTCGAGGGCAACGCCGCCGACGTGTTCCCGGCGCTGCTCGAGATGGGTCTGGAGGTGGACATCGTTACCGATCAGACCTCGGCCCACGATCCACTGGTCGGGTATGTGCCTTCGGGGTACGACGTCGACGATGCTGACCGGCTCCGAGAGAAGGATCCTGCCGGGTATGTCGATGCGGCTCGGGAGAGCATGGCGCGACACTGCGAGGCGATGGTCGGTTTCCAGCGGGCCGGCGCCGAGGTGTTCGACTACGGCAACAACCTGCGCGGCGAGGCCCTCGCCGGCGGGTACCCCGACGCCTTTGCCTACCCCGGGTTCGTCCCGGCGTACATCCGCCCGCTGTTCGCCGAAGGTAAGGGCCCGTTCCGTTGGGTCGCGCTGTCGGGTGACCCGGAGGACATCTCCACCACTGACAAGGCGGTGTCCCGCCTGTTCCCGAAGGATCTGCCCCTGCAGCGGTGGTTGCAGCTGGCGTCGGAGCGGGTGGCGTTCCAGGGGCTCCCCGCCCGGATCTGCTGGCTCGGCTACGGCGAACGCCATGAAGCGGGCCTCGCCTTCAACGAGCTGGTCCGATCCGGCGCGGTTTCGGCACCGATCGTCATCGGCCGTGACCACCTCGACTCCGGGTCGGTGGCGTCCCCCTATCGGGAGACCGAGGCGATGCTCGACGGATCCGACGCGATCGCCGACTGGCCGATCCTCAACGCCCTGCTCAACACGGCGTCGGGCGCAGCCTGGGTGGCGGTCCACCACGGAGGTGGGGTCGGCATCGGCAAGTCGATCCATGCCGGGGCCCAGGTGGTGGCCGACGGCACCGAGCAGGCGGCGCTGCGCCTGGAGCGGGTGCTCACCAACGACCCGGGCACCGGCGTCATGCGCCACGCCGACGCCGGGTACCCACGGGCGATCGAGGTGGCCCGGGAGCGCGGCGTGCGGTTGCCGATGGAGGAGTGAGATGGCAGACGGCAGATGGCAGACGGCAAGAGGCAGATGGCCGACGGCAGAAGGCAGACAGCGTCCGGCAGCCGGTCATGCCATCTGATCTACTCATAACCAACATCGGGGCATTGGTGACGAATGCGTCGGGGGTGCCGGGTGATGTGGCGGTGCTGCGCGACGGTGCTGTTGGCATCCGGGATGGGGTGATCGCCTGGGTGGGGAGGGCGGCCGACGTTCCCGACGAGTATCGCGGGGTGCCGTCGGTGGATGCCGACGGGCGGGCGGCCATCCCGGGGTTCGTCGATGCGCACACGCATCTGGTGTTCGCCGGCGACCGGTCCGACGAGTTCGCCCGCCGCCTGGTCGGTAAGGACTACGAGGCGATCCTGGCGTCCGGGGGTGGGATCCATTCGACGGTGGCTGCCACTCGGGCGGCCCCGTTCGAGTCGCTGGTCTCCGAGGCCGCGGCGCGGCTCGATCGGATGCTGGCATACGGGACCACGACCATCGAGGCCAAGTCGGGGTACGGGCTGACCACGGCTGACGAGGTGCGCATCCTCGAAGCGACCAGCGATGCCGGGGAGCGGTCCCCGGTCGATGTCGTCGCCACCTTCCTCGGTGCACACGTCCCGGACCGCGGCGTCGGGATCGACGACTACGTGGACTTGGTGGTCGACGAGATGCTGCCGGCGTGCGCGCCCCTGGCATCGTTCTGCGACGTCTTCTGCGACCCGGCTGCGTTCGGGGTCGAGGCGACCGAGAGGATCCTGCAGGCGGCGCGGGCGGTGGGCCTCGATCTCCGCCTCCATGCCGAACAACTTGGCCACGGCGGCGGTGCAGGACTGGCCGCCCGTCTGGGCGCGGCCTCGGCCGATCATCTCGACCATGCCACCGCCGAGGACGCGGCCGTCCTCGCCGCCGCCGGGGTGGTGGCGGTGCTGCTCCCCGGCGCCTCACTGTCGATGGGGACCGCCCAAGCTCCGGCCCGGATGCTGTGGGATGCCGGGGTCACCGTGGGCCTCGGTACCGACTGCAACCCCGGGACCTCGTTCGTCGAGAACATGGGCTTCGTCGTCGCCCTGGCGTGCCTGGAGATGGGGCTGACGCCCGACGAGGCCCTGTGGGCGGCGACCCTCGGCAGCGCCCGCTCACTGCGTCTCGACGACCGCGGTCGGGTCGTGCCGGGGACCATCGGAGACCTGGTCATCCTGGACGCGCCGTCACACCATCACATTCCGTACCGGCCGGGCACGGATCTGGTTTGGAAGGTGGTCAAGGGAGGTCAGTTGGTGGTGAGCGGATGACGCGTAGACCTTTGACGCTCAACGCTTAACGCTTAACGCAGGACCCTTCTTGCGTTGTGCGTAGACCCTTGACGCTTAACGCTTAACGCTTAACGCAGGACCCTTCTTGCGTTGTGCGTAGACCCTTGACGCTTAACGCTTAACGCTCAACGCAGGACCTCTTGCGTTGTGCTAGACCCTTGACGCTTGACGCTTGACGCTTAACGCAGGACCTCTTGCGTTGAGCGTAAGCGTTAAGCGTTGTCTTGTGCGTCGAGCGTTAAGCGTTGTCGGCCGTCCCCTAGTCTCGTGCGCATGTCCCGGCTGCGTTCGATCAAGCCCTATCTGAACCACGAGCACCCGTTGCGGTTCGCCCATCGGGGGTCGCGGCTGCTGTGGCCGCAGAACACGATGATGGCGTTCCAGGGTGCCATCGACCTGGGGTACCGCTACGTGGAGACCGACGTTCACCTGAGCCGCGACGGCCGGGTGGTCGTCTTCCATGACGATGACCTGGAGCGGCTCACCGACGGCACCGGGATGGTGTGGGACCACGACTGGGCCGACCTGCAGAGCCGCGACGCCGCCCACACCTTTGGCCGCCGCCTCGGGTACCCGTTCCGGGGCACCGGGGTGGGCATCCCGTCGCTGGAGGAGGTGTTGACCACCTTCCCGGACCTCCAGATCAACATCGACCTCAAGCAGACCGGGATGGAACAGGCGCTCGCCGACGAACTGGAGCGCCTCGGCGCTCGCGACCGGGTGCTCATCGGGTCCTTCTTCGACGACCGGGTAGCCGGGTTCCGCCGAATCACTGCCGGTCGGGTCGCCACCTCCGCCGGGCCCCTGGAGACCCGGGCCGCCTTTGTGGCCGCATTGCGCGGGCGACCGATCGAAACCGAGGCGGATGCCTTTCAGGTACCCGTGCGCAAGGGCGCGATGTGGGTACCCAGTCGCCGGTTCATCGAGGCCGTCCACGCCGCCGGGCGACAGATCCACGTGTGGACGGTCAACACCGCGGCGCGCATGCGGCGGCTCCTGGACGCCGGGGTCGACGGCATCGTCACCGATCGCCCCGATGTGCTCAACGAGGTGGTCACCGGGAGGAGTCCGGGGTGAGCGACGCGCTGCTCGGCTCGATCGTCAGGCTTCAGGTGCAGCGCGACCCGCTGAAGTCACGCGGTGAGGGATACGACCCGAGGCCGATCCTCGCCGTCGAGGAGGCCGCCATCGGTCCGCTGGGGATGGTGGGTCGTCATGACGGAGCCTGGGTGGTCGACGCTCACCACGGCGCCCATCCCCGCAGCCGGGCGGGAGGAAGACGGGCGCTGTCGATCGGATTCACCGCCCACTACGCCGCCATGGCCGATCTCTTCGGTTCGGCGCCGCTGGGGTGTGCCGGCGAGAACATCATCGTGGAGACCGACCGGATGATCCGAGCGGAGGACCTCGAGGGCGACCTGGTCGTGACCACCGGGGGCGGTGAGCTTCGCCTGCCGGGTGCCCGGGTGGCGGCACCATGCCTGGAGTTCGCCTCGTTCCTGCTGGGGAGGCAGAGCGTTGCTCCCCGGTCGGAGATCGCCGCCGACGTGGCATCGCTCGACGAGGGGGTCCGCGGTTTCATCCTCGAAGTTTCCCGTCTCGAACGACCCGTCGTGATCCGCATCGGCGATCCGGTGTCGGTCCGAGCAGGCACTGCCTGACGAGCTCCGCCCGGGATGTGGTCGGTGTGGCGCGCGATCGTGGGCGACGGCACAATGGGGTCACCCGGCAGCGCTGGCGGCCGGACGAAGCGAGACCAAACGGGGAGGGATCGATCATGCATCGTCGCTGGCTGCGGCGTCTGGTACTGGTATCCGTGTTCGCACTGGTGGTGGGTGCGTGCGGCGACGACGACGGGGCTGGGGACTCCGGTGAGGGGCTCAAGGTCGCCTTCGTGTACGTGGGACCGATCGGGGACGCAGGGTGGACGTGGGCCCACGACCAGGGCCGGCTCTACCTGGAGGAGAACCTTCCGGGCGTCGAGACGACGTTCTTGGAGAGCGTGCCCGAGGGAGCCGAGTCACAGCGGGTCTTCGAAGACCTGGCGGAGGACGGTTATGACCTGATCTTCGGCACATCGTTTGGTTACATGGATCCGATGCTGGCCGCAGCGGCGAACTATCCCGATGTGGCCTTCGAGCACGCGACCGGGTTCCTGCAGGCCGACAACCTGGGCAACTACTTCGGTGCGGCCGAGGAGGGGCGGTATCTGACTGGCCTCGCCGCCGGCGCCGCGACCACCACGAATCTGATCGGCTACGTGGCCGCGTTCCCGATCCCCGAGGTGCTGCGCGGGATCAACGCGTTCACGATCGGTGTTCGCGAGGTGAACCCGGATGCTCAGGTGCAGGTGATCTGGACCAGCACCTGGTTCGGACCCGATCTGGAGCGTCAGGCGGCCGAAGCCGCCCTCGATGCCGGTGCCGACGTGATCGCCATGCACCAGGACTCCCCGGCGCCGGGACAGGCTGCTGCGGATCGCGGAGCCAAGTGGGTGGGGTACAACTCCGACATGTCGGTGTTCGCGCCCGAGGCGTGGCTGACGGCCCCGGTCTGGGACTGGGGGCCTTTCTACCTGCAGCGTGCGCGCGAGGTCCTCGACGGGACGTGGACCAGCGAGTCCTACTACGGCAACATGGCCGGTGGGATGGTCTCGTTGGCGCCGTTCGGCCCCTCCGTGAGTGAGGAGACCCGTGGGCTGATCGAGAGCCGTCGGGCGGCGATCATCGATGGGACCTTCGCCATCTTCGTCGGACCCCTGTACGACCAGAACGGCGTTCTGATCTACGGCGAGGGCGTCGTACCGAGCCTCGGTGAGCTTCTCGGGACCGGCTACTTCGTCGAAGGAGTGATCGGGAGCCCGACTGGCTGAAAGTATGGGCGGGGAGGGCGGCCGGTCGTCGGCCGCCCTCGCCCTCCGATCCATCGACAAGGCCTTCTTCGGGGTGTCGGCCAACTCGAGTGTCGACTTCGAGGTCGAGTGGGGTGAGGTCCACGCCCTGCTCGGCGAGAACGGTGCGGGCAAATCCACGTTGTGTGCTGTCGCCGCCGGTCTGTACCGCCCTGACGGCGGAGAGGTACGCGTCGATGGCAGGCTCGTCGAACTGCGGTCACCGTCGGATGCGCTGGCGGCCGGGATCGGGATGGTGTACCAGCACTTCAAGCTGGTGGCCAACCTGACCGTCGCCGAGAACATCGTCCTCGGCCATCCGGACACGCCCGCTCGGCTTTCGCGTCGGTCCATCGAACGCCTCACCGCAGACCTGGCAGCTCGCTACGGCCTCGGCGTCGATCCGTCGGCCCGCGTGTGGCAGCTGTCGGTAGGGGAGCAGCAGCGTGTCGAGATCCTCAAACTGCTCCATCGCGAGGTGCGGATACTCATCCTCGACGAGCCGACGGCGGTGCTCACCCCACAGGAGGCGCTGACCCTGTTCGACACGATGAGGGTGATGACCGATGAGGGACGCGCGGTGGTGTTCGTCTCGCACAAGCTCGATGAGGTGCTGTCGGTGGCTCGCCGCATCACCGTCCTGCGGGACGGTGGCCGGGTCGGAACCGTGGACGCCGCCGAGACGACGCCGCTCGATCTGGCGCGCATGATGGTCGGCAGGGAGTTCAGCCTCCCCGAACGGCGGGGGCCTGCCTCACCCGGTCTGGTCGTGCTCAGCGTTCGGGGCCTGGAGGTGATGGGTGACCGGGGCATTCCCGCGGTGCGATCGGTGGATCTCGACCTGCGGGCCGGCGAGATCGTGGGGGTGGCGGGGGTCGCCGGCAACGGCCAGCGCGAGCTGGCCGAGGCGGTTGCTGGTGTTCGCGATGCGGACGCCGGCACCATCACGCTTTGCAACCGGGATGTGTCGCGCCGCACCGCCCGGGGCCGGGCAGATGCCGGCTTGGGGTTCATCCCCGAGGATCGGCTGGGTACCGGACTGGCTCCCGGGCTCTCCATCGCCGACAATCTCGCCCTTCGTCGATATCGGTCGCCCGAGATGTCCGGTCTGTTCGCCATCCGCCGACCGGCCATGGAGCGTTACGCCGCGGATCTCGTCGACCGATTCGACGTTCGCGGTTCGCGTCGGGGGCTGCCGGTGAGGCTGCTATCAGGCGGGAACCTGCAGAAGGCCGTGCTGGCCCGTGAGATCGACCACGGACCGAACGTCCTGCTGGCGTGTGCCCCGACTCGCGGTCTCGACGTCGGTGCCACGAGCGCGGTGCGAGCGCGTCTGCTCGACGAACGGGATCGCGGTGTCGGCATCTTGTTGGTGAGCGAGGACCTCGATGAGCTGCTCGCACTGTCCGATCGGGTGGTGGTGATGCGAGACGGAGAGCTCGTCGGCGAGGTGTCGGGAGAGGGCGCCACCATCGACGAGATCGGTCTGCTGATGGCGGGATCCACATGACCGCTCGGATCGTTGTCGAGCCACGGCGACGGGCCGGGGTGCCGCTCGTTGCTCTTGTGTCGGTGGTCTCGGTCCTGGCCGCCTTCGTCGTGGCGGGTGTGTTCCTCCAGGCGACCGGTCATGATCCGCTGGCGGTCTATGCGCGCATAGTGCGCACGTCGGTCGGCTCGTCGAGAGCGCTCAGCGAGACGCTGGTCTCGGCGACGCCGCTGATTCTCACCGGGGTTGCCGCGGCGCTCGCCTTTCGGATGCTCATCTGGAATATCGGAGGAGAGGGCCAGCTCTACATGGGCGCGATCTTCGGCGCTGGCGCCGGGATCGCCCTGTCGACGGCCCCGACCGTGATCGCGCTCCCGGCGGTGCTCCTCGCTGGCGGGCTGGGGGGAGCGCTGTTTGCCGGAGTCGCCGCACTGCCGAGGGTGACTCTCGGGACCAACGAGATCATCACGACCCTGATGCTCAACTTCGTGGCTCTCCATCTGATGAACTTCCTGGTGTTCGGTTCGTTCAGCCCATGGCGTGATCCGGCGTCGACGAACTTTCCCCAGGGGCGACCGCTGACGGCCGCCGCCTCGTTGCCCGAACTGTGGCGCCGCCTCGATCTGGGGTTGCCCGTGGCTGTCGTCGTGGCGATCACCCTGTGGTGGGCTCTGCGGAGTACGAGGTGGGGCTACGAGTTCCGGATAGCCGGAGACTCACCGGGCACCGCCCGATATGCAGGGATCCCGGTGAGTCGCAAGGTGTTCGGGGTGTTCCTCTTGTCCGGAGCGATCGCCGGTCTCGCCGGAGCGATCCTGGTGTCGGGCGTGGTCGGCTCGCTGGAACCGCGGGCGCTGGCAGTCAATCTCGGTTTCACCGGGATCATCGTGGCGTCTCTGGCGCGGCTCAATCCGCTGGCCGTCATCCCGGTGGCTCTGCTGATGGGTGCGCTGAACAGCGCCGGTCCGGCCCTGCAGACGATCCGGGTGCCGTCCTCGACGGTCCTCATGATCCAGGGGCTGATCCTCGTGTTCGCCGTCTCGGGTTCGTTCCTGCTCGAGCACCGGGTTCGGGTGCGCAGGGTGACCCCGACGGAGGCCGTGGGGACATGAACGACTCGGTGCTCCTCCTCACCGCGGTGGCGGCGATCGCATCGGGAACGCCGCTCGTGTTCGCCGCCCTCGGCGAGATCCTCACCGAGCGCAGCGGGATCCTCAACCTCGGTGTCGACGGGATGATGCTCGTCGGTGCGGTGAGCGGCTTCTGGGCCACCAGCCAGACCGGTCGCCTCGAATTCGGTGTCGTTGCGGCGGTCGCAGCCGGTGCCGCCGTGTGCCTGCTCCACGCACTCCCGGCCATCACGCTGAGGGTCAACCAGATCGTCTCCGGTCTCGCCCTCGCCATGCTCGGTACCGGGATTGCCACGTTCATCGGTCGTACCGGGAGCCCACCGTTGGTCGGACAGCCTCCGCGGGCGTCGTTCCGACCGCTCCTGTCGGGGGGCCTGGCGGACCTGCCGGTGGTGGGTCCGTTGCTCTTCGGACACGATGCTCTCGTCTACCTGTCCTGGGTGCTCGTCGCCGGGGTGTCGTGGTATCTGTTCCACACCAGACCCGGGCTCGAACTCCGTGCCGTCGGTGAAGACCCGGGGGCGGCCGATGCTGCCGGGGTGGCGGTGGTGCGCATCCGCTACGTGCACACGGTTCTCGGCGGCGCTCTCGCCGGCCTCGGTGGTGCCTACTTCTCACTGGCGCTGGTGCCGTCGTGGCAGGACGGGATAACCGGCGGGGCCGGGTGGATCGCCATCGGCCTGGTCATTTTCGCTTCGTGGCGTCCCTGGCGGCTCCTGCTCGCCGCCTACCTGTTCGGCGGCGTGACCCGGCTCAACTTCACGCTCCAGGCCTACGGCGTGTCGGTGCCATCGCAGTTCCTGGCGATGTTGCCGTTCATCCTCACCATCGTGGTCCTCATCCTGCTGACCGGCGGTCGGCGCGGGAGGTTCCTCGGGGCTCCTGCGGCACTGACCCGTCCGTATACCAGGGAGCAGCGCTGAACGACGGCACTTGACATATGGTCGGAAATATCCGATCATCCGGAAAATGCCGACCAAAGACGATCCGATCGCCCACAGGAGCATCAAGGCCCCTCGCGAGGGGGTGCTCGTGCTCGATGCCGATCAGGCCAAGATCCTCGCCGACCGGACCCGTAACGACATCATCGTTTTGCTCGCCGAGCGGCCCGCCTCCACCCAGCAGCTGGCCGAAGCGATGGGTCGGCCCAAG
This genomic window from Acidimicrobiia bacterium contains:
- a CDS encoding arginase family protein, which codes for MIDDPLWPRADGWLASGSASPDLAVVGVPTSSASLSPSEAWRMPGAFREVLGRFSTWDSEDRVDIGGLAVTDLGDWAVDALDMHGVLEGVADLARALDGAAIHAFVGGDNAITRPLVRGLFPGHLERVGVLTLDAHHDVRSLDNGPTNGTPIRGLIEDGLPGRNVTQVGIHSFANSGDYRHYCEEQGIEVITMAAIDEVGAGWLVSTALDDLAERCDRIFVDVDMDVLDVAFAPGCPGARPGGMMPRQLAAACRAAGSHTAVVAVDFVEADPTRDPSGATTMQVVNAFLAFCSGLAQRRSS
- the hutH gene encoding histidine ammonia-lyase — encoded protein: MTRTVTITGGPLGIDDVVAVAAGEGTVEIDPSVPDRMAAARAVIEAAVASGAVVYGVTTGFGALAGTRVPPSESAAMQVALLRSHAAGVGDPLPAELVRAMMLLRARTLAQGHSGVRPVVVERIVDLLRHGVLPVVPSQGSVGASGDLAPFAHLALPLIGEGEVTVGGERRPADEVLADVGLEPLTLQPKEGLSLLNGTEGMLAHLVLAIHRARRLADTADLACALSVEALMGSQRPFMAEVHALRPHPGQTESARRIREAIEGSGIDSSHHDDFDHAVQDAYSLRCAPQVHGAARDVIEFAAGVAERELGAVVDNPIVLDSGEVVSAGNFHGQPLAFALDFLAMAATELASISERRTDRLLDPTRSGGLPPFLATRPGLDSGYMLAQYTAAALVAESRVLCHPASVDSIPTSGLQEDHVSMGWGAGRKLMTVLDNVERVLAVELLCAAQGVDLRAPLEPAPGTASVHRAIRSVVPPLDGDRPPGPDIEAVAVLVRRGSVAG
- a CDS encoding aminotransferase class I/II-fold pyridoxal phosphate-dependent enzyme, giving the protein MRRSLKWTQHGPEVLPAWVAEMDFGIAAPVAAALHEAVDDAATGYPSPAAEAAVAAAASAFWEQRFGWSVDPGRVAHAPDVVEGLRRAVVHLTEPETPVVVPTPAYYPFFSMVERAGRTMVGVSSRRDDDGRWRLDIDAIAAALRDGAGSVVLCNPWNPTGRCLDTEEVAAVIDVARAHGARVLADEVHAALIYPGSTHGVAAALDPETVVTVTAASKAFDIPGLKAAQVVLTNSRDLEVWSGYFTPDKAGVGTFGLVASAAAYSDGGPWLNEVLGRLDGLRHRLVSLVEEHLPRALCPLPEATYLAWIDLSAYLSESPAAHLLEHARVALTEGAQFGPGGEGHVRFNFATDDEVLVEIVARMASVLEAR
- the hutU gene encoding urocanate hydratase; the encoded protein is MSSPRTVRASRGATLTTKGWLQEAALRCLMNNLDPEVAERPEDLVVYGGTGRAARSWEAYDAIVRTLTDLENDETLLVQSGKPVGVFRTHDMAPRVLIANSLLVPDWADWDTFRELEAAGLTMYGQMTAGSWIYIGTQGILQGTYQTFAAIAELRFGGTLEGTLTLTAGLGGMGGAQPLAVTMNGGVALCIEVDPSRIERRLETRYLDVRARDLDDAIARCLEAKRKRHALSVGVEGNAADVFPALLEMGLEVDIVTDQTSAHDPLVGYVPSGYDVDDADRLREKDPAGYVDAARESMARHCEAMVGFQRAGAEVFDYGNNLRGEALAGGYPDAFAYPGFVPAYIRPLFAEGKGPFRWVALSGDPEDISTTDKAVSRLFPKDLPLQRWLQLASERVAFQGLPARICWLGYGERHEAGLAFNELVRSGAVSAPIVIGRDHLDSGSVASPYRETEAMLDGSDAIADWPILNALLNTASGAAWVAVHHGGGVGIGKSIHAGAQVVADGTEQAALRLERVLTNDPGTGVMRHADAGYPRAIEVARERGVRLPMEE
- the hutI gene encoding imidazolonepropionase; translation: MPSDLLITNIGALVTNASGVPGDVAVLRDGAVGIRDGVIAWVGRAADVPDEYRGVPSVDADGRAAIPGFVDAHTHLVFAGDRSDEFARRLVGKDYEAILASGGGIHSTVAATRAAPFESLVSEAAARLDRMLAYGTTTIEAKSGYGLTTADEVRILEATSDAGERSPVDVVATFLGAHVPDRGVGIDDYVDLVVDEMLPACAPLASFCDVFCDPAAFGVEATERILQAARAVGLDLRLHAEQLGHGGGAGLAARLGAASADHLDHATAEDAAVLAAAGVVAVLLPGASLSMGTAQAPARMLWDAGVTVGLGTDCNPGTSFVENMGFVVALACLEMGLTPDEALWAATLGSARSLRLDDRGRVVPGTIGDLVILDAPSHHHIPYRPGTDLVWKVVKGGQLVVSG
- a CDS encoding glycerophosphodiester phosphodiesterase, with translation MSRLRSIKPYLNHEHPLRFAHRGSRLLWPQNTMMAFQGAIDLGYRYVETDVHLSRDGRVVVFHDDDLERLTDGTGMVWDHDWADLQSRDAAHTFGRRLGYPFRGTGVGIPSLEEVLTTFPDLQINIDLKQTGMEQALADELERLGARDRVLIGSFFDDRVAGFRRITAGRVATSAGPLETRAAFVAALRGRPIETEADAFQVPVRKGAMWVPSRRFIEAVHAAGRQIHVWTVNTAARMRRLLDAGVDGIVTDRPDVLNEVVTGRSPG
- a CDS encoding BMP family ABC transporter substrate-binding protein — its product is MHRRWLRRLVLVSVFALVVGACGDDDGAGDSGEGLKVAFVYVGPIGDAGWTWAHDQGRLYLEENLPGVETTFLESVPEGAESQRVFEDLAEDGYDLIFGTSFGYMDPMLAAAANYPDVAFEHATGFLQADNLGNYFGAAEEGRYLTGLAAGAATTTNLIGYVAAFPIPEVLRGINAFTIGVREVNPDAQVQVIWTSTWFGPDLERQAAEAALDAGADVIAMHQDSPAPGQAAADRGAKWVGYNSDMSVFAPEAWLTAPVWDWGPFYLQRAREVLDGTWTSESYYGNMAGGMVSLAPFGPSVSEETRGLIESRRAAIIDGTFAIFVGPLYDQNGVLIYGEGVVPSLGELLGTGYFVEGVIGSPTG